The Exiguobacterium mexicanum genome includes a window with the following:
- a CDS encoding IS1182 family transposase: MYKEYTMNQLVLPLDLEVRLQENDIAFAVHDLVEQIPDEAFEPFWRTTGCPAYHPRMMMKIVLCAYTQSAFSGRKIEGLLKDSLRMMWLAQGHEPSYRTINRFRVHPAVAPILKAAFVAFRCHLVETGEIDEEAIFIDGTKIEANANRYTFVWRRAVERYSAALVEKSNQLYDELMADQVIPEIERESPDALSVQELEQVAARLEEKIEAIDEEIASTTDVAERKRLRAERKVPRRLHKQAADFATRKRRYEGHMATFGTRNSYSKTDRDATFMRMKEDHMKNGQLKPGYNVQIATEGQYTLAYDVYPNPTDMKTLIPFLDEIETFFDLPAHIVADAGYGSQQNYTDILERRGRLPLIPHTMYRKEQKKKWREDPFNIANWAYDDETDTFTCPDGRRLPFSHESHRTDRNGFTRDFRVYECESCDGCPFRELCTKAEPGRHRQVSVNGAWEEQKHMTRTLLSDEKTGALYARRKTDVEPVFGYLKANLGFTRFSVRGKQRVKRELGFALMAVNLRKFIANGIGGSAKKGSGHRKSVTGPLFLLKSSKTG; this comes from the coding sequence ATGTACAAAGAGTATACCATGAACCAATTGGTTTTGCCCCTAGATTTAGAAGTCCGTCTCCAGGAAAACGATATCGCCTTCGCTGTCCACGACCTTGTCGAACAGATCCCCGACGAGGCCTTCGAGCCGTTCTGGCGAACGACGGGCTGCCCGGCCTATCATCCGCGCATGATGATGAAGATCGTCCTCTGCGCCTACACGCAGTCCGCATTCTCGGGCCGAAAGATCGAAGGCCTACTCAAGGACAGTCTTCGGATGATGTGGCTCGCCCAGGGCCACGAGCCGAGTTATCGGACGATCAACCGCTTCCGTGTTCACCCGGCTGTCGCCCCGATCCTGAAGGCCGCGTTCGTCGCCTTCAGATGCCATCTCGTCGAGACCGGCGAGATCGACGAGGAGGCGATCTTCATCGACGGCACGAAGATCGAGGCGAACGCCAACCGTTATACGTTCGTCTGGCGGAGGGCGGTCGAGCGATACAGCGCCGCGCTCGTCGAGAAGTCGAACCAACTGTACGACGAACTGATGGCCGACCAGGTCATCCCCGAGATCGAACGGGAGAGCCCGGACGCGCTCTCGGTCCAAGAACTCGAACAGGTCGCCGCGCGACTTGAAGAAAAGATCGAGGCCATCGACGAGGAGATCGCCTCGACCACCGACGTCGCCGAACGGAAACGATTGCGTGCGGAACGGAAGGTGCCCCGTCGTCTCCACAAACAGGCCGCCGACTTCGCCACCCGGAAACGCCGATACGAGGGGCACATGGCCACCTTCGGTACACGGAACAGTTACTCGAAGACCGACAGGGACGCGACGTTCATGCGGATGAAAGAGGATCACATGAAGAACGGCCAACTCAAGCCGGGCTACAACGTCCAGATCGCAACCGAAGGTCAGTACACGCTCGCCTATGACGTCTATCCGAACCCGACCGACATGAAGACGTTGATCCCGTTCCTCGATGAAATCGAAACGTTCTTCGACCTGCCCGCCCACATCGTCGCCGACGCGGGATACGGGAGCCAGCAGAACTACACGGACATACTCGAGCGCCGGGGGCGCCTGCCCTTGATCCCGCATACGATGTACCGGAAGGAACAGAAGAAGAAATGGCGCGAGGACCCGTTCAACATCGCGAACTGGGCGTACGATGACGAGACCGACACGTTCACGTGCCCGGACGGGAGACGGCTCCCGTTCAGCCATGAGTCCCACAGGACCGACCGGAACGGCTTCACCCGCGACTTCCGTGTGTACGAGTGCGAGAGCTGCGACGGCTGCCCGTTCCGGGAGCTGTGCACGAAGGCCGAACCGGGGAGACACCGCCAGGTCAGCGTGAACGGGGCCTGGGAAGAACAAAAGCATATGACGAGAACGCTGCTTTCGGATGAGAAAACCGGTGCCCTCTACGCCCGCCGCAAGACGGACGTGGAACCAGTTTTTGGATATCTGAAGGCCAATTTGGGTTTCACCCGCTTCTCCGTCAGAGGAAAACAGCGCGTGAAACGCGAGCTCGGCTTCGCCCTCATGGCGGTGAACCTACGGAAGTTCATCGCCAATGGCATCGGGGGAAGTGCAAAGAAGGGGTCCGGCCACCGAAAATCGGTGACCGGACCCCTCTTTTTATTGAAAAGCTCTAAAACCGGCTAG
- a CDS encoding biotin transporter BioY, which translates to MKIHDLTQVAIGAALLASIGSIAIPIGPVPITLQMLGIMTVASVLGAKKGGLAVVVYLLLGLIGLPVLSGSGGLAPFVGPTVGYLIAFPIAAFLIGWLSERHRTFPALVAYNILIGLGFVYVVGSLGLQAVFGLTFIDALKVNIPFILGDLIKAVLAAAIAYKVSTNPQMRRTLAS; encoded by the coding sequence TTGAAAATTCATGATTTGACACAAGTTGCCATCGGCGCCGCCTTGCTTGCGAGCATCGGCTCCATCGCCATCCCGATCGGCCCCGTTCCGATCACCCTTCAAATGCTCGGCATCATGACGGTCGCTTCCGTGCTCGGCGCCAAAAAAGGCGGTCTTGCCGTCGTCGTCTACTTATTGCTCGGCTTGATCGGTCTACCCGTCTTAAGTGGTTCGGGCGGGCTCGCCCCGTTTGTCGGTCCGACGGTCGGTTATTTGATCGCCTTCCCGATCGCTGCCTTTTTGATCGGTTGGTTATCGGAACGGCATCGTACGTTCCCCGCTCTCGTCGCTTATAACATCCTAATCGGACTCGGCTTCGTCTATGTAGTCGGCAGTCTCGGTCTCCAAGCCGTGTTCGGATTGACGTTCATCGATGCACTCAAAGTGAATATCCCGTTCATCCTTGGTGACTTGATTAAAGCAGTGTTAGCTGCAGCCATCGCCTACAAAGTCTCAACAAACCCGCAAATGCGCAGAACCCTCGCCTCGTGA
- the argH gene encoding argininosuccinate lyase yields MSKLWGGRFEQTASEWVDEFGASIHFDAQLVLEDIEGSIAHVTMLGEQHILTADEVVQIVAGLKTLAKKAQADELTFNVFHEDIHMNLEALLHEEIGPVAGKMHTARSRNDQVATDMHLHLKRRVLETIDGIEAVQTALYDHAAQNVESIMPGYTHLQRAQPVSLAHHLLAYFWMLERDKERFSDSLKRIDMSPLGAGALAGTTFPIDRHRSAELLGFAQVYPNSLDAVSDRDFILEFLSNASLLMMHLSRFCEELILWSSEEYRFITISDVFSTGSSMMPQKKNPDMAELVRGKSGRVVGNLMGLLTIMKGLPLAYNKDLQEDKEGMFDTVKTVQGSLSIMAGMIQDMTFHTETMKQATERDFSNATELADYLTAKGMPFREAHEVTGTLVRYCIDQRLYLSELPIETYQAHSKLIEADVYEALSPVTAVKRRNSYGGTGFDSVRIQLTEAKENLPTHA; encoded by the coding sequence ATGAGTAAACTATGGGGCGGCCGGTTCGAACAGACGGCCAGTGAATGGGTCGACGAGTTCGGGGCCTCGATTCATTTCGACGCCCAGCTCGTGTTAGAAGATATTGAAGGGAGCATCGCCCACGTGACGATGCTTGGGGAGCAGCACATTTTGACGGCGGACGAAGTCGTGCAAATCGTCGCGGGGTTGAAGACGCTAGCCAAGAAGGCACAAGCGGACGAATTGACGTTCAACGTCTTCCATGAAGACATCCATATGAACCTCGAGGCCCTCTTGCATGAAGAAATCGGCCCGGTCGCTGGCAAGATGCACACGGCGCGGAGCCGGAACGACCAAGTAGCGACGGATATGCACCTGCATTTGAAACGCCGCGTCCTCGAGACGATTGACGGAATCGAGGCCGTGCAGACGGCGCTCTATGACCACGCCGCTCAAAACGTCGAGTCGATCATGCCGGGTTATACACACTTGCAACGGGCCCAGCCGGTCTCGCTCGCCCACCACTTGCTCGCGTACTTCTGGATGCTCGAGCGCGACAAGGAGCGCTTCAGTGACAGCTTGAAACGGATTGACATGAGCCCGCTCGGAGCGGGTGCCCTGGCTGGGACGACATTCCCGATCGATCGTCATCGCTCGGCCGAGTTGCTCGGTTTCGCCCAAGTCTATCCGAACAGTCTGGACGCCGTCAGCGACCGTGACTTCATCTTAGAGTTCTTGTCGAATGCGTCGCTGCTCATGATGCACTTGTCACGGTTCTGCGAGGAGTTGATCCTTTGGAGCAGCGAAGAGTATCGGTTCATCACGATCTCTGACGTGTTCTCTACGGGATCGAGCATGATGCCTCAGAAGAAGAACCCGGACATGGCCGAACTCGTCCGCGGAAAGTCAGGTCGCGTCGTCGGCAATCTGATGGGACTTTTGACGATTATGAAAGGACTCCCACTCGCCTATAACAAGGACCTGCAAGAAGATAAGGAAGGCATGTTCGACACCGTCAAGACGGTTCAGGGCAGTCTCAGCATCATGGCCGGTATGATTCAAGACATGACGTTCCACACGGAAACGATGAAGCAAGCGACCGAACGCGATTTCTCGAACGCGACCGAACTCGCCGATTATTTGACGGCAAAAGGGATGCCGTTCCGTGAGGCCCATGAAGTGACGGGCACGCTCGTCCGGTATTGTATCGACCAGCGTCTGTATTTATCAGAATTACCGATCGAGACGTACCAAGCCCACTCTAAATTGATTGAAGCGGATGTGTACGAGGCACTCTCGCCGGTGACGGCCGTCAAACGCCGCAACAGTTACGGCGGGACGGGCTTTGACTCAGTTCGGATTCAACTGACAGAAGCGAAAGAGAACCTACCGACACATGCGTAA
- a CDS encoding argininosuccinate synthase, translating into MKQKLVLAYSGGLDTSVAIKWLDEQGYDVIACCLNVGEGKDLERIQQKALKVGAVKSVVIDAVDEFVNDFARYSMQAHTMYEGVYPLVSALSRPLISKKLVEVAQAEGAIAVAHGCTGKGNDQVRFEVSIHALDPSLEIIAPVREWKWSREEEIAYAAEHGIPIPIVQEEPFSIDQNIWGRAVECGILEDPWAAPPASAYELTAQLEDTPNEPTYVEIEFKAGVPVAINGQAATFTAILEQLNIVAGAHGIGKIDHIENRVVGIKSREVYEAPGAMTLITAHQALEALTLVREVAHFKPIVEQKLTETIYNGLWYSPLTKALLAFIDETQQTVTGTVRMKLFKGQAIVDGRKSPISLYDEHLATYTSADTFDQQAAVGFIKLWGLPTKVQAEVLAEKGTMVHE; encoded by the coding sequence ATGAAACAAAAACTCGTATTAGCTTATTCAGGTGGACTTGACACATCGGTCGCAATCAAATGGTTGGATGAACAGGGATATGACGTCATCGCCTGCTGTTTGAACGTGGGAGAAGGGAAAGACCTGGAGCGCATTCAACAGAAGGCACTCAAAGTCGGAGCCGTCAAATCGGTCGTCATCGATGCGGTCGATGAATTCGTCAACGATTTCGCCCGTTACTCGATGCAGGCACATACAATGTATGAAGGCGTCTATCCACTCGTCTCTGCCCTATCGCGGCCGCTCATCTCGAAGAAGCTAGTCGAGGTCGCGCAAGCCGAAGGCGCCATCGCCGTCGCTCACGGGTGCACGGGGAAAGGGAATGACCAAGTCCGGTTCGAGGTGTCGATTCATGCTCTCGACCCGTCGCTTGAAATCATCGCGCCGGTCCGGGAGTGGAAATGGTCACGGGAAGAAGAAATCGCCTATGCGGCCGAGCACGGTATCCCGATTCCGATCGTCCAAGAAGAGCCGTTCTCGATCGACCAAAACATTTGGGGCCGGGCCGTCGAATGCGGCATCCTTGAGGATCCATGGGCCGCTCCACCGGCGAGCGCTTATGAATTGACGGCACAGCTCGAAGACACTCCGAACGAACCGACGTATGTCGAAATCGAGTTCAAAGCCGGCGTACCAGTCGCCATCAATGGACAAGCAGCGACGTTCACAGCCATTCTCGAACAGTTGAATATCGTCGCCGGGGCACACGGCATCGGAAAAATCGACCATATCGAAAACCGGGTCGTCGGGATCAAATCACGGGAAGTGTACGAAGCACCGGGTGCGATGACGCTCATCACGGCACACCAAGCGCTCGAGGCGCTCACGCTCGTCCGGGAAGTCGCCCACTTCAAACCGATCGTCGAACAGAAATTGACGGAGACAATCTACAACGGTCTCTGGTACTCGCCACTGACGAAAGCGCTCCTCGCCTTCATCGATGAGACGCAACAAACCGTGACCGGTACGGTCCGGATGAAACTGTTCAAGGGGCAAGCCATCGTCGACGGACGGAAGTCTCCGATCTCGCTCTATGACGAACATCTCGCGACGTACACGTCGGCCGACACGTTCGACCAACAAGCTGCCGTCGGTTTCATCAAGTTATGGGGACTGCCGACGAAAGTGCAAGCGGAAGTGCTCGCAGAGAAAGGAACGATGGTGCATGAGTAA
- a CDS encoding CapA family protein: MKRVIPYKQAILTLPLLFLFGCATADVETSTQQTETPAPVPEEPESVVTTTSVYAIGDILLHDSVYNAAKSGDVYDFTATFEPIAPILTEADIAIANQESMIGGSEIGLSSYPAFNSPYEVGDALQDAGIDLVTTANNHTLDRGVTAIENSIAHWNEIGMPYTGSFLSEADKSELRTLTENDISFAFLAYTYGTNGVVPKQPYHVNYIDLEAMKPEIEAAEQAADLTVVSLHFGNEYEILPNEAQQTLVQELSDLGVDLIIGHHPHVLQPVAWVDGAEGNRTFVAYSLGNFLSGQQGDDRNTGGIVGIDVVKTVEADETTFELANPMFYPTFTRRSSADGPFEVVPLKTAKPELFDATSEHMSQWMPELELVQ; this comes from the coding sequence TTGAAACGAGTAATCCCGTATAAACAAGCCATATTGACCTTGCCCCTCCTCTTTCTGTTCGGCTGTGCGACCGCTGACGTCGAGACGTCTACCCAGCAAACAGAGACCCCGGCACCTGTTCCTGAAGAGCCAGAATCAGTCGTGACGACGACGTCCGTCTATGCGATTGGCGATATCTTGTTGCACGACAGCGTATATAATGCCGCCAAGAGCGGGGACGTCTATGACTTCACTGCCACCTTCGAACCAATCGCCCCGATTTTGACCGAGGCCGATATTGCCATCGCCAACCAAGAGAGCATGATCGGTGGCAGTGAGATCGGCTTATCGAGCTACCCGGCTTTCAACAGTCCGTATGAGGTCGGTGATGCGCTCCAAGACGCTGGCATCGACTTGGTGACGACGGCGAATAACCATACGCTCGATCGAGGTGTCACGGCCATCGAGAATTCGATCGCCCACTGGAACGAGATCGGCATGCCGTACACTGGTTCATTCTTATCGGAGGCGGACAAGTCCGAGCTTCGGACGCTGACCGAGAATGATATCTCGTTCGCGTTTCTCGCCTACACGTACGGCACGAACGGGGTCGTTCCGAAACAACCGTACCATGTCAACTACATCGATCTCGAGGCAATGAAGCCTGAGATTGAAGCGGCCGAACAAGCAGCCGACCTCACCGTCGTCTCGCTCCATTTCGGGAATGAATATGAGATACTCCCGAATGAGGCACAACAGACACTCGTCCAAGAGCTGTCTGACCTCGGGGTCGATCTCATCATCGGCCATCATCCCCACGTGCTCCAACCGGTCGCTTGGGTGGACGGCGCTGAAGGCAACCGAACGTTCGTCGCCTACTCGCTCGGCAACTTCCTGTCCGGCCAACAAGGAGACGATCGTAATACGGGTGGCATCGTCGGCATCGATGTCGTCAAGACCGTCGAGGCGGATGAGACGACGTTCGAACTCGCCAATCCGATGTTCTATCCGACGTTCACCCGGCGCTCTAGTGCTGACGGACCGTTCGAGGTCGTGCCGTTAAAGACGGCAAAACCCGAGTTGTTCGATGCCACGAGCGAACATATGTCGCAATGGATGCCAGAACTCGAACTCGTTCAATGA